Below is a genomic region from candidate division KSB1 bacterium.
ACAATACCATATCAAACTGATCATCTTTGAATGGAAGAAAATTTGTATCTCCATTAATCAAGGCGATTCCACTGTAATTTTTTTTTCCTGTTTCAAGCATTTTATTTGAAAGATCAACCCCCACTTTTTGAGAGCCCTTTAAAGGAATTTCTCCGATCACGTTGCAACTTCCGCAACCTATTTCAACCACTCTTGAGAATTCATTCTCTTGGGCTAAATCAAGGACTGTTTCAAGAACCAATTCTTTCCTAAGTTGTAAATCAAACTGAAAAATGCTTTTAGGCTCATTGTTATAATTGTCAAACCACTCCTGGCTTTCATGATCAAATCTGTTTTTTACTGCTTGACTTTGATTCAACATAACTAAGAGTTCCACGACTAAACAGTAAAATCCAACGAGCGCTTCTTTTCAACTTCTCGAGAGAATCTCTTTGTCAAAATATCGTGTAAAACGACGGCACTTTCATCCAGCTTGCCATTGTTATTTACCACAGCACAAGACCAACCTTGTTCCTTAATACCCTGTAGGACAATCTCTATAGTCTTGGCGCAATTCCTCATGTATGGTATAAGCTCTTCGTCGAGATAGCGTCTGTATTTTCCTCTGGAAATCACCCTGTTAACGCAGATGTCTATTGCCGTGTTTACACAAATTAACAGATCTGCTTGAGGCAGGAGTTTTATATACTTAAGAATTTCATGGGGTTGGGGTTCTTCCTGTGCCGATGTATATAAACTAGTGATGCGATGAACCAATCCCTCGGATAAGATAAGTGCTTCATCCGGCCTTAAGCGGTCTTTAAAAAATTGATAGAAGCTACAGTCCATCAAAAAATACCCAAGAATTGTACGCTTTTCTTTGAAGGAGAGTTTGCTGGTGAATAATAGACAGACTGCATGTCGAACCAAGGCTTGATTGAGAAGTGCAAAATATAACCGATGTAACATCAGCAGACGACGGGAAACCGCACTGAGAACTCTTTCTTGCCATTTTTGTGGAGTGATGATTTCTATTAACCTCCCAAGCGGCACTCTTTTTAAACAGAGAATCCGTGCTCTGTAAGGAGACACAGCGTATAGATCGAGGTCCGACAGAATCATGTTGGTAATTGACACTAACTCACTTTTACCTGCCCCGGGAGGACCGACAAACTCAATAATCATATAACAAACCCTGTAGAGGTGAATCGCCGAGTCGAGAAGATTCTCACATTATTTTCCACAATTCCTCTTTGGCATATAACAACGCCTGATCAAATGGCTGGTTCGCATCAATATCGATAATTTTCAGGCCATTCCTGCTCATATTTTCAATAGCCTGAATTTTGGGTTCGATTTCCTGGGGTGTATGATCTGGCTTTCTCTTTAAAGCAACGTTTGGTGCAACTTGCAGTAACAAAACACAATCCGGCGGGTAGATCTTGTTATAAAGCTTCAGCTCTAATTTAGATAGATGGGATGTCATCCAATTCATCTTCCCGTCTTGATATTTCCATTTGATTTGCGGCCCATCCATTGGTGCACGTGTTGAGTTCATCATCACTTGATGGATCCCGGACAAAGGATATCGGTCGCACAAGACGATAGATCCCCGTTCCGCTTCTTTCCTGCTGGCCAGATAACGAAAATATCGAGTCCACGCGACAGATACATAGTGAAGATCATAAGTAAAGTTGTAAATTGTTTTTAATTTGTTTGATAACCATTTTTTGTTTCCAACGACGGCTACACTCACATTATTCAGTCTCGAAAAAAACCTTGCACAAGATTGGGTCATTCGGCTCCCGAATGACAACCGTTTGCCCAAGCCCATGTAACAGAGTTGCACTTTTAATTTCCAGGATAACCATTTGCTCAAATTAGTAAGCATGGAGGACTTGCCGGCGCCATCCGCTCCGATTAAAGCCACAACCAGTCCCCTTGATGCCAGTTTCTTTTTCTCAGGCGATGAGTTTCCGATATTTACAGAACGCAAAGCGGACTGCCAGCGGTTGTATGTTCGGTAGGCTGCCAATTGTTTTCGTAGTGCTCTTCGAATTTGGTAAATCTTGTAGCCGGAATGAGGTGTTTTGGTAACAACCTCAAGGAATCTAATCACGATTTCTGGAGAAATAAATTTCACGTCCGATTTTAGAGTGCTTGAAATTCGCTCAATAGTAGTTTGCTTTGTAAGGTCATGAAACGTTTGTACCGTTTTAGGAGGAATTCCGGGTGTTAGGATAGCTAGAATATCTTTTATAACATCCCGATTTCGATATCTCAAGAGCGTTATCACAACCCTTGCCAGCACAGCCAATTCAGGTGAGGCCACCTTGAATCCATTCTCACTTTTCGAGGAATCCAGGAAATTCTGCTCCAAAGGTAGTCGGTAAGTGTTAAAGGGATTGTCGCCCAAGATGATCTTGTAGTAGACATGTAAGTGAAAGCATTTTCCGGTCTTTTCATCGCAGCCAAGATAATCTTCTACGTCCGGTATTTTTTTGGCAGGAGGGGAGAGCATAAGTTTGCAGTCATGTTTCTCCAAAATTCCTTTAAACCGTTCATACTTTCTATGGTCAACAAGTAAGTCCAAATCGGAATGGCCTTGGGCAGCCTGTTGCAAATGGGTATTACCTTTCCAAATGCAGTAGTGGATTTCTTGCTCATCTAATTCTCTGAACAGGTTTTTTACCGATGTTAAGCAGCTTATCATAATTTAGGAGTTGGTTCACTGTTCTCAGATTTTTTGATTCTACTGAAAAGTTCGCTTAGAATTAATCGATCTTCTTTGGAGAGCTTGAGTAGGTAGACAATTGCTCCATAAACAAACCAGAGAATTGGTGTAAAGATAGCCAATTGCAGCAAGGGCGAATCGACTGAGAAACTCTGGGTCAGTATAAAGATTAATCCTGCTGACAAAAAGGCCGCTGTGATCGGTTTTAAGAAACTCCTGTTAAAAGGCAGTAGCCCTCCATTTAAAAAAAACACCTCAGTTGTGGCTAGTGTATTGACAATTATCATAGTTAGAGTGCCTGCCATAGCTGCCCCAATAAGCTGCCAGCGAGAAATCAAAACAAAATCCAATATGATAGCAGCTGCAACGTAAACGATGGAGTTAAAAAGCCCTAATCTTGTATGACCTGTCATATTAACGACTGTCCCACAAAATCCTGTACTTGCTCTAAATAAAAGGCCTGAAGAGAGTATTATAAATCCTGTTGCGCCACCGGTAAAATTTTCTCCAAAGATGGACAGCAAGTTATCTGCAAAAAACAATACAGTAAGAAAAATGGGCAAATTGAACGTTAACGACCACTTTGTAGTGGTTTGATACAGCCGCCTTAGTTCATCCTCCTTGCCTTGACTATGCAATTCTGAAATCAATGGTTCTGATATTTTTTGCAGTGCGTTCAGACCCATGATTCCAATATTGCTCAGCCTCAAAATTGCCGCATAAATACCAACATCAGAGAACACTGCAAGTATACCCAATACTAACATTTCTAATTGTCTACTAAATTGGTATAACAAGCGTCCGAAATAGAGCGGAAGCGAAAAATGGAATATTTCGCGAATATTTCGCTGAGCATTTTTCACTGGCCTCTTTAGAGAGAAGATTCGGTTAACAAAAAAAAGCATCATAAGCGTAGCGATTGTAATAGCAACATTATGAGAAATTGCCACCCCCAATACATCCATGCCTACTGAAAGTAGTGAAATTGTTAATAATAGCTTTGTAACTTGAAACGCTATACTCCGTGAATAGACGTCATATTGTACCTTTTTAAACCCCCGCGTTACCGAGGACAACCCATCTGCCAAGACAGTTAGAGGGATTATGAAACAAAGCATGCGAAATACAGGGATGAGTGAGGGTTTTTTGAAGACTTCAATAGATATTGGTTCAGCCATCAAGATGAGAATGGAAGTTAATATCAAACTTATGAGGAAAGGGATGCCTACCCCTACTTGAATAAGGCCCCATATCCGATTCTCGCTACGTTGCTTGACTGCAATTGGGATGAAACGCGCCAGTCCTCCATCTAATCCCATAAGACAGGCGGCAGCGGCAATAGAAGTTACCGTTAAAGACAGACGGTACAATCCAAACTGCTCTGCCCCAAGAAAGCGGGCTATAATTACACTTAATAGAAACCCGGTGATATAAGTAAACAACTCTCCCAAAAATAGAATCGCTCCACCTTTGGCAGCTATGACAATATTTTTATCAGAGGTGGGCCGGCTGCTTTGGGGAACTACTTTAGATTCAATTGATGCATCTTGCAGCATTCAGTGTAAAGATCCTAGTTTTGTGTAGGTTAATTTCAATTGACCGCGTCTTATTGGGTGCTGTTTACACATTTCTTATATAATTCGAGGTAATTGTTGGTCATGCGGTCTAAACTAAAGTCATTGATAACTCGTCCTTTGCCGGCCTGCCCCATTGAAGAGGCGACATCTCTATTATTGAGAAGGTATTCAACTCTCTCACTCAACATCTCGATTTCATAAGGTCGGACCAAAAATCCAGTTGTGCCGTCGATAACAATTTCATTTGTACCGCCTCCGTTTGTTGCGATGACAGGTTTTGCCAGCGCCATATATTCCAAAATAGAGTTTGAGATGCCTTCTCCATAAACACCTGGGTTGGTTAGCAGAACACCTATATCGAATACATTAATGATGGACTCCACTTTTTTTTGATTGCCCAGAAATTTGATTTTATCTTTATGTTCCGATTTTACTATTGCTTTATATTTATCGAGATTGCTTCCGCCTCCAACTGCAAGAAATGTCACATCGGCTCTCTTTCTCAGTATCTTCATTGCGGCTTTCAAATAGCTTGCATAATCCTTTCTATTTGAAAAAACCGCCACCATACCAACTACATGTGTAGTTTTAATATTAAATTTATTTCTGATGACCTCTTTGTTTTCAAGAGTGTTTAGCCTTAAAAAGTCAAACCCATTGGGGATAAAATAGCCTTTCAACTTCGGGACATTAAAAGATTTGAGGCCTTCTTCTGAATTTGAAAGAATTATTTTTGAGAGTGGGAAAGTGAACTTTGCGCGAAGCCAGGTTTGGCTTAACGGTTTAATCTGCTCGGGCGCGATCGTAATCATGCCATTTATAAACGGGATACCGAGTATTTTTGCAATCGGGGCAGCATAAAAAGAGCACATCGATTCCCAACTATGAATGATTTCTGGTTGCAAGATTTTACATAGCCGGTATAATTTTCTAAAAATTGTCGGATCGTGTTTAGTGGTTCTCCGCAGGAAGTGAATCTTAGAATTGAACTTGTAAATGTCCGTAAAATAAATATCGTCTGACAGAATCACGACATTTCTAGTGATATGGCCATTGTGCTTTTCAAATCCCCGAAAAAGTTCGACAAAACGTCTTTCTTTGCCGCCCAATTTTAGGCTATCTATGATGTGTAGTACCTTCATCAGCTTTGAGTTGCCCGATTACACGACCAATCGATGAAATATTTCTTCGTGCTTGTCAACTGTCCTTTCGATGGTTAAATTCTTCTTAAAGAAATTTTTAATGACTTTCGGAGAAAAGCGTAGATTGTTTTCGAGAAATTCATTTACTTTTTCCGTCATCTCATCCATATGTTGCACCCTCATGCCTAAGCCATTTTCTTTTATTAAATCGTCCGGGTCGACAAATGAAATCACCGGGATTCCATTGGACCAGGCTTGCAGAAAGGTGTTGGGGAACCCTTCATAGTTGGAAGTGCTGATGAAAAGTTTAGCCTTGATGAACTCTTTTATGACCTTTTCAAATGGCAAGTATCCTTTGAATTCAAGGTTCGGGACTTTTTCAGCTTGCTTCGTGATATCTTGTTTAAATTGTTGTTCCTGGTCAAAATTACCCCCAACCATAACGAACTTTTCTTTTGGAAACCTCTTCGCAAGATTAATGAACAGATTTGGATTTTTCCGTGGTAAAATTGTTGCCACCCACAAGATGTGTTTGTTTGCTGGTGAGGTTTTTTTCACTTTTGAGAAACCGTTGTGTACGATCTGGCCTTGCAGGTTGAAGTATTTTTGCAGTGTTTTTTGTTGAACTTTGTTCTGAACTATAATCGCGTCACACCTTTTGAGCCCCCAAAAGTACATTAGTTTATCACGTTTATAGGGCAATGCAATTTTTTCCGGCTCGAAATCTGTATCATATGCTCCGCAATAAACGACTTTTTTGTTATTTAAGTACGCATAAAAAACAACCGGCGCTAAGATGAAACAGGCACAGCGAACGTAATAGATATCCGCATCCGATTTGCATAGCGCTTTCCAAATTTTATAAAGCCGCGGATAAAAAAACCGCAGAATTGGCAATCCTTCGTTTGGCTTAAAAGTAGAAATCACTTTAAAACTTTCGATCTCTTCAATGTCACCTTGCCCGTGATTCAAAGTGATATAACAAATCCGATGACCTCTCTTTGCTAATTCATGACCGATAAATGCCTGTTGAAGCTCGGCGCCGCCTATGAAGTCCATATTGCTGCTTTTGTTAAGCAATGGATAAATATTTTGTGAAACAAAGCAGATTTTAAGTTGCTTCCTCAACCAACTTTCCCGAATCTTCAATTAATCTGTTTATGACAATGGCAATACCCACGACAATCCAAATAAAGCTGTTTTCAGCATCTGGAAAAAACGATCTGCCGGTTAATCCTGATATTAAAAACGAGATTAAGGATACGATGACAGCGTACTGATATTCCCGCAGCCTAGGCAAGATTGGTTTGCTTAAATTCCTGAAAGCCCTCGTGAGCAACACAAAATAAAATAATACAAATACGATTAGCCCGAGTATCCCGGCATCTAAGATTTGCTCGATATACATGTTATGCGGATGACCGGCAGCGCTAATCAAGGATCCATTGTTCGCAGAATCGGAAACTTTGATGGCATATCTTCCATTCCCGATTAGAAATTTCTTAGCACTTTGACTGTATTCATCGAATAATGGCTTCCAAATTCCCTCGATTCTTCCTGCAAAAATATCATCATATTCTTTCGATTCAAAACCGTGAGTTGCTCTTTCCTTTACGCTGGTGAAAACAGTAAAAGAAAGAACAATCACACCGACCAAAAGAATCGGAAGAAATTTGGCCCTTTTTGAAAGGAAAAGGTACAATATGAACGACAGAAGCAATGTGAGATAGGCCGTTCTCGAGTAAAGGATGCCTATCGCTGCGATCGCCAATACGATACTTAGCATGCTTATCAGGTTCTTTTTGGTAAAGTATTTGGCAAGAAGAACCGGAAACGCAATAATAAAGAAATTCGCAATATCATTCCCATGGAGCTTGAGAATAGAGGTCATATAATCTCTGGCCAATTCGTTCTTGTCCGGTGCTTTGAATAAAAATAAGAATAGCAAGTAGAGAGAAAGAGTAATCAAAGAGAGAGTCAACACATTCGTTACGAACTCCAAATGTTTTGTTTCCTTACAAAATTTAATAATGACAATGAGCGGTATAAAAAAAAGCAGCGGTTTCACAAAATGGGACAATAGGTAGCCACTGGTGGAACGTATATCATCCGCAAGTTCAATCAACTGGTCTAAATGTGACAAAGAACGAAAGACCGCTATCGTGAAAATGAAGAATATGGCTGTGATGAAAAAGAATGCATAATTCGATAACTTTACAGAATCTTTGTAATGCCAAATGCCTCCGGCCAGAACCAAAAAGCCGAGGATGTTGATCAGCCTGGCACCGGGCAGATCTATGATATATGTATTGAATAATTCGGTTGAGGAAAAAGGTATGAAAATGACGAAAACAAAAAGAGCATGTAAAGGGCTTTTTGATAAAAGTAATATGGTTAGTAAACCAAGCGGTATTAACCAGGCCAAATACGGAGACTTTACTGACATCACGCCTATAGTTATGCCGAAGAGAACATAGAGAATCTCCTTTGGCATAGTAATATTTCTCGTTAATATGTTCATTTAGGCGAGTAAATTTGGGTGTTAATCCGGGGCTATTGAGGATTACTTTCTAATTCTTGCACTCGAGTTAAATAATCATCATTTATTGGGTCTCTTCACAATCTACAAGTAGATTGTCTGTTGCGAAAGGTTCGGATTCTAATCCTTTACATTCTTTGAAGAGACCAGCTAAAGCAGCAAGCATAGTAGCCTGTCCCCAATGAAACATTGGGGTTTTGTTAGTTATTAAAGGATATTTACGAAAGTAGAAAAATCCTTTGGAATCCTGCATGTGTTTTATGGTCCAAAGCGCAACTTTTTTCGCAAGTTCTAAAGCGGATTGATCGTACTCACATAGATTCACTAGGGTCTGAATTCCTTGGGATGCACATTGAATATCGATGGGATAGGTTTTGTAGTCATAGTATCTTGGCGTTCCTTCTTTCTTGAAAAATGTTTCTTTATAATATTTGAAGCCTCTTATTAAATTTTCTTCGTTTGTTTTGTCTCCGGTTGCTTTTATGTAGCCATAAATTGATTCTAACACATAGCCGGTATGGAAACTGTCAACCCACGTGTATTTTTGAGGCTCGCCGTAATACCACCCGCCACTCGCCAGTTGATATTTTACAGTGTAATCGATGGCTTTTT
It encodes:
- a CDS encoding flippase, whose product is MLQDASIESKVVPQSSRPTSDKNIVIAAKGGAILFLGELFTYITGFLLSVIIARFLGAEQFGLYRLSLTVTSIAAAACLMGLDGGLARFIPIAVKQRSENRIWGLIQVGVGIPFLISLILTSILILMAEPISIEVFKKPSLIPVFRMLCFIIPLTVLADGLSSVTRGFKKVQYDVYSRSIAFQVTKLLLTISLLSVGMDVLGVAISHNVAITIATLMMLFFVNRIFSLKRPVKNAQRNIREIFHFSLPLYFGRLLYQFSRQLEMLVLGILAVFSDVGIYAAILRLSNIGIMGLNALQKISEPLISELHSQGKEDELRRLYQTTTKWSLTFNLPIFLTVLFFADNLLSIFGENFTGGATGFIILSSGLLFRASTGFCGTVVNMTGHTRLGLFNSIVYVAAAIILDFVLISRWQLIGAAMAGTLTMIIVNTLATTEVFFLNGGLLPFNRSFLKPITAAFLSAGLIFILTQSFSVDSPLLQLAIFTPILWFVYGAIVYLLKLSKEDRLILSELFSRIKKSENSEPTPKL
- a CDS encoding glycosyltransferase family 4 protein, encoding MRKQLKICFVSQNIYPLLNKSSNMDFIGGAELQQAFIGHELAKRGHRICYITLNHGQGDIEEIESFKVISTFKPNEGLPILRFFYPRLYKIWKALCKSDADIYYVRCACFILAPVVFYAYLNNKKVVYCGAYDTDFEPEKIALPYKRDKLMYFWGLKRCDAIIVQNKVQQKTLQKYFNLQGQIVHNGFSKVKKTSPANKHILWVATILPRKNPNLFINLAKRFPKEKFVMVGGNFDQEQQFKQDITKQAEKVPNLEFKGYLPFEKVIKEFIKAKLFISTSNYEGFPNTFLQAWSNGIPVISFVDPDDLIKENGLGMRVQHMDEMTEKVNEFLENNLRFSPKVIKNFFKKNLTIERTVDKHEEIFHRLVV
- a CDS encoding glycosyltransferase, which codes for MKVLHIIDSLKLGGKERRFVELFRGFEKHNGHITRNVVILSDDIYFTDIYKFNSKIHFLRRTTKHDPTIFRKLYRLCKILQPEIIHSWESMCSFYAAPIAKILGIPFINGMITIAPEQIKPLSQTWLRAKFTFPLSKIILSNSEEGLKSFNVPKLKGYFIPNGFDFLRLNTLENKEVIRNKFNIKTTHVVGMVAVFSNRKDYASYLKAAMKILRKRADVTFLAVGGGSNLDKYKAIVKSEHKDKIKFLGNQKKVESIINVFDIGVLLTNPGVYGEGISNSILEYMALAKPVIATNGGGTNEIVIDGTTGFLVRPYEIEMLSERVEYLLNNRDVASSMGQAGKGRVINDFSLDRMTNNYLELYKKCVNSTQ
- a CDS encoding O-antigen ligase family protein; its protein translation is MPKEILYVLFGITIGVMSVKSPYLAWLIPLGLLTILLLSKSPLHALFVFVIFIPFSSTELFNTYIIDLPGARLINILGFLVLAGGIWHYKDSVKLSNYAFFFITAIFFIFTIAVFRSLSHLDQLIELADDIRSTSGYLLSHFVKPLLFFIPLIVIIKFCKETKHLEFVTNVLTLSLITLSLYLLFLFLFKAPDKNELARDYMTSILKLHGNDIANFFIIAFPVLLAKYFTKKNLISMLSIVLAIAAIGILYSRTAYLTLLLSFILYLFLSKRAKFLPILLVGVIVLSFTVFTSVKERATHGFESKEYDDIFAGRIEGIWKPLFDEYSQSAKKFLIGNGRYAIKVSDSANNGSLISAAGHPHNMYIEQILDAGILGLIVFVLFYFVLLTRAFRNLSKPILPRLREYQYAVIVSLISFLISGLTGRSFFPDAENSFIWIVVGIAIVINRLIEDSGKLVEEAT